A single window of Phaenicophaeus curvirostris isolate KB17595 chromosome 24, BPBGC_Pcur_1.0, whole genome shotgun sequence DNA harbors:
- the CNTN2 gene encoding contactin-2: protein MGSTAGFVCTSLAVFTFLVWCQAQSSTRNYGPVFEEQPVHTLFPEGSAEEKVTLACRARASPPATYRWKMNGTEIKMDPDSRYRLVAGDLVISNPVKAKDAGSYQCVASNSKGTVVSREASLRFGFLQEFSAEERDPVKITEGWGVMFTCSPPPHYPGLSYRWLLNEFPNFIPADGRRFISQTTGNLYIAKTEASDLGNYSCFATSHIDFITKSVFSKFSRLSLAAEDARQYAPSIKARFPADTYALTGQMVTLECFAFGNPVPRIKWRKLDGSQSSKWIGSEPLLQIQDVGFEDEGTYECEAENVKGRDTYQGRIIIQAPPEWLKVITDTEADIGSDLRWSCAASGKPRPTIRWLRDGQPLTSQNRIEVSGGELRFSKLVLEDSGMYQCVAENKHGTVYASAELTVQAFAPDFRLKPVKRLIPAARSGKVIIPCQPRAAPKATVLWTKGTELLINSSRVTITPDGTLILQNISKSDEGKYTCFAENFLGKANSTGILSVRDATKITLAPSSADINVGENLTLQCHASHDPTMDLTFTWSLDDFPIDFDKSEGHYRRASVKEAVGDLSIFNAQLKHSGRYTCTAQTVVDSASESATLTVRGPPGPPGGVVVRDISDTSVQLSWSRGFDNHSPIARYIIEARTLLSNNWKQMRTNPVNIEGNAETAQVVNLIPWMDYEFRVLASNILGVGEPSLPSSKIRTKEAAPTVAPSGLSGGGGAPNELIINWTPTLRDYQNGDGFGYILSFRKKGTQAWLTARVPHAESLHYVYRNESISPYTPFEVKIKAYNRKGEGPESLTAIVYSAEEEPKVAPFRVTAKAVLSSEMDVSWEPVEQGDMTGVLLGYEIRYWKDGDKEEAADRVRTAGLVTSAHVTGLNPNTKYHVSVRAYNRAGTGPPSPSTNITTTKPPPRRPPGNISWTFSGSTVSIKWDPVVAKADESAVTGYKMLYRQDSHSAPTLYLASKSRIDIPVPEDFTHAFVQIRVTGPGGDGIPAEVHILRNSGTSMMVEDSVTRPLPHAVIITTNSLVMVALIRYLEL from the exons TTTGGTGCCAAGCACAGAGTAGCACGAGGAACTATGGGCCGGTGTTTGAAGAGCAGCCTGTCCACACCCTTTTCCCTGAAGGCTCAGCAGAAGAGAAAGTCACGCTAGCTTGCCGAGCAAGAGCCAGTCCTCCTGCAACCTACAG GTGGAAGATGAACGGCACGGAGATAAAGATGGACCCAGATTCCCGTTACAGGCTGGTTGCAGGTGACCTAGTAATAAGCAACCCGGTGAAAGCCAAGGATGCTGGCTCCTACCAATGCGTGGCATCTAATTCCAAGGGCACGGTGGTCAGCAGGGAAGCCTCCCTCCGCTTTGGCT TTTTGCAGGAATTCTCTGCAGAAGAGCGAGACCCCGTGAAGATTACAGAAGGATGGGGAGTGATGTTCACCTGCAGCCCTCCTCCCCACTACCCAG GCTTATCCTATCGATGGCTCCTGAATGAGTTTCCCAATTTCATCCCAGCCGATGGAAGGCGTTTCATCTCTCAGACCACAGGAAACCTTTACATTGCCAAGACGGAGGCTTCTGACCTGGGAAACTATTCATGCTTTGCCACTAGCCACATCGACTTCATCACCAAGAGCGTTTTCAGCAAGTTCTCCCGGCTCAGCCTCGCAGCAGAGG ATGCCAGGCAGTACGCACCCAGCATAAAAGCCAGGTTTCCCGCTGACACCTACGCTCTGACTGGGCAGATGGTGACTTTGGAGTGTTTTGCCTTCGGAAA CCCCGTTCCCCGAATAAAGTGGAGGAAGCTGGATGGCTCGCAGTCCTCCAAGTGGATCGGCAGCGAGCCCCTCTTGCAGATCCAGGATGTTGGCTTTGAGGATGAAGGCACTTATGAGTGTGAAGCTGAAAACGTCAAAGGGAGAGACACCTACCAGGGCCGCATCATCATTCAAG CTCCGCCAGAGTGGCTGAAGGTGATCACAGACACGGAAGCCGACATCGGGTCTGACCTGCGCTGGAGCTGTGCGGCTTCCGGCAAACCCAGACCCACAATCCGATGGCTTCGGGATGGGCAGCCGCTCACCTCCCAG AACCGCATCGAAGTGAGCGGTGGAGAGCTGAGATTTTCCAAGCTAGTCCTGGAGGACTCTGGCATGTATCAGTGTGTGGCTGAGAACAAGCATGGCACAGTATATGCAAGTGCTGAATTAACAGTGCAAG cCTTTGCACCAGATTTTAGACTAAAGCCAGTGAAGCGACTGATTCCTGCAGCCCGAAGTGGGAAGGTCATCATCCCATGCCAACCAAGGGCAGCACCAAAAGCCACCGTGCTCTGGACCAAAGGGACTGAACTTCTGATCAACAGTAGCAG ggTGACTATTACCCCAGACGGCACTCTGATCCTCCAGAATATCAGCAAATCTGATGAGGGGAAGTACACCTGCTTTGCTGAGAATTTCTTGGGCAAAGCCAACAGCACTGGAATCCTCTCTGTTCGAG ATGCCACCAAAATCACATTGGCACCATCTAGTGCTGATATCAATGTAGGTGAAAACCTTACTCTACAATGTCACGCGTCCCACGATCCAACCATGGATCTAACCTTCACCTGGTCACTAGATGATTTCCCCATTGACTTTGACAAGTCTGAGGGGCACTACCGGCGAGCCAGTGTG AAGGAAGCTGTTGGGGACCTCAGCATCTTCAATGCCCAACTAAAGCACTCGGGGCGCTACACGTGTACAGCCCAGACAGTTGTGGACAGTGCTTCAGAGTCAGCCACGCTGACCGTCAGAG GACCCCCAGGCCCTCCTGGGGGTGTGGTGGTGAGAGACATCAGTGACACCTCTGTCCAGCTGAGCTGGAGCCGCGGCTTCGATAACCACAGCCCTATCGCCAGATACATCATCGAGGCGCGGACCCTCCTCTCCAACAACTGGAAGCAAATGCGTACCA ATCCTGTAAATATCGAAGGCAACGCAGAGACAGCCCAAGTGGTGAACCTCATTCCTTGGATGGATTATGAGTTTCGGGTGCTAGCGAGTAACATTCTTGGAGTTGGGGAGCCAAGTTTACCCTCCAGCAAAATCCGTACTAAAGAAGCAG CACCTACTGTGGCACCATCTGGACTCAGCGGAGGCGGAGGGGCTCCCAACGAGCTGATCATCAACTGGACG CCCACGCTGCGGGACTATCAGAATGGAGATGGCTTCGGCTACATATTGTCTTTTCGCAAGAAAGGGACCCAGGCGTGGCTGACAGCAAGGGTGCCACATGCAGAATCGCTGCACTACGTCTACCGCAACGAGAGCATCAGTCCCTACACCCCCTTTGAAGTGAAGATCAAAGCGTACAACAGGAAAGGAGAGGGGCCAGAGAGCCTGACTGCCATCGTCTACTCTGCAGAAGAAG AACCAAAAGTGGCTCCTTTCAGAGTTACGGCCAAGGCTGTTCTGTCCTCAGAAATGGATGTGTCCTGGGAGCCCGTTGAGCAAGGAGACATGACCGGAGTGCTTTTGGGCTACGAG ATCCGGTACTGGAAGGATGGTGATAAAGAGGAGGCAGCTGACAGAGTGAGAACAGCAGGGCTGGTCACATCGGCACACGTAACAGGCCTAAACCCCAACACGAAATACCACGTGTCAGTCAGAGCTTACAACCGGGCTGGAAccggcccccccagcccctctacCAACATCACAACTACAAAGCCAC CACCAAGGAGGCCACCTGGCAATATCTCCTGGACTTTCTCTGGGTCTACAGTCAGCATCAAGTGGGACCCGGTGGTGGCGAAGGCAGATGAGTCTGCGGTTACGGGGTACAAG ATGCTTTACAGGCAGGATTCCCACTCTGCTCCCACGCTATACCTGGCCAGCAAGAGCCGCATTGATATTCCCGTCCCTGAAGACTTCACTCACGCCTTCGTACAAATCAGGGTGACGGGTCCAGGGGGAGATGGAATTCCAGCAGAAGTTCACATCCTCCGAAACAGTG GAACAAGTATGATGGTGGAAGACTCGGTGACGAGGCCACTGCCACACGCTGTCATCATCACGACTAATTCTCTAGTAATGGTGGCTCTGATCCGCTACTTGGAGCTCTGA
- the TMEM81 gene encoding transmembrane protein 81, whose translation MKTLWNSPILGMFPCAFYLPLVASGGKVTIPAELMTVAVKVAVKSTPCSVTCGMGFRLEELCEVTPDGEKRNCALRRTDCLTNWLCGIVYFTVPVGESLQISCLTLGADSFTNLTCKWGLAHGLITTKDELFEPFENPNYFVKFSPVRESNAGTYRCDVQMLKTLKIIKRIYFGVRVIWNDFVELNFQKYLTEEQKLAANKEGGSTGNNTYGEVQEKQHLGEKELIYEYLVGIGSGVAVGVLVIVALCYLKKILRRRAVKKQAEV comes from the coding sequence ATGAAGACCTTGTGGAACAGCCCCATCCTTGGGATGTTCCCTTGTGCTTTCTACCTGCCGTTGGTGGCTTCTGGTGGAAAAGTTACCATCCCAGCAGAGTTGATGACAGTCGCGGTGAAAGTTGCAGTCAAAAGCACCCCTTGCAGTGTCACCTGTGGGATGGGCTTCAGGCTGGAGGAGTTGTGCGAGGTCACTCCTGACGGAGAGAAGAGGAATTGTGCCCTGCGCAGGACCGACTGCCTGACCAACTGGCTTTGTGGCATCGTCTACTTCACCGTCCCTGTAGGCGAATCTTTACAGATCAGCTGCCTGACCCTGGGCGCAGACAGCTTTACTAACCTAACCTGTAAGTGGGGACTTGCCCATGGCCTCATCACCACAAAGGATGAACTCTTCGAACCTTTTGAAAACCCCAATTACTTTGTCAAGTTTTCCCCTGTCAGGGAGTCCAATGCGGGGACTTACCGATGCGAtgtgcagatgctgaagacGTTGAAAATCATCAAGAGAATCTATTTTGGGGTCAGAGTAATCTGGAATGATTTTGTGGAGCTgaactttcaaaaatatttgacCGAGGAACAGAAGTTGGCAGCAAACAAGGAGGGAGGAAGCACAGGAAACAACACCTATGGAGAAGTGCAAGAGAAGCAGCACCTTGGGGAAAAAGAATTGATTTATGAGTACTTGGTAGGAATTGGAAGTGGAGTGGCGGTGGGTGTCCTGGTGATCGTGGCTCTCTGCTACCTAAAGAAGATTTTGAGAAGACGAGCTGTGAAGAAACAAGCTGAGGTTTAA